In uncultured Litoreibacter sp., a single genomic region encodes these proteins:
- a CDS encoding RidA family protein, which produces MIERMDTTARASKIVKHNGVAYLSGQVAEGDGIAAQTEACLAKVEAALTQAGSSKEQMLRATIWLSDMKYFAGLNEVWNAWVPEGHAPARACGEAKLAREELLVEIIVNAAYD; this is translated from the coding sequence ATGATTGAGCGAATGGACACCACAGCGCGGGCGTCGAAAATTGTGAAGCATAACGGCGTGGCCTATTTGTCGGGGCAGGTGGCCGAAGGCGACGGGATCGCGGCGCAGACGGAGGCCTGTTTGGCCAAGGTTGAGGCGGCGCTGACACAGGCGGGCTCGTCCAAGGAGCAGATGTTGAGAGCCACCATTTGGCTGTCTGACATGAAGTACTTTGCCGGATTGAACGAGGTCTGGAACGCCTGGGTGCCGGAGGGGCATGCGCCCGCGCGAGCCTGCGGTGAAGCGAAGCTGGCCCGCGAGGAGCTCTTGGTCGAGATTATTGTCAACGCGGCTTACGACTAG
- a CDS encoding N-acetylmuramoyl-L-alanine amidase yields MIVIHYTAMASAEAACRALSNPDVEVSAHYLIAEDGCVSTLVDEAERAWHAGAGCWGDVVDVNSRSIGIELCNDGFSPFSAALMDALEALLAGIMARWAIPPERVIAHSDLAPGRKIDPGWRFDWQRLARQGLAVWADGAEGDVATFRRDAAAFGYTADVDDETLLSAFRLRFRPWGEGPLDAVDAGLAADLAARFPVDRFGMTS; encoded by the coding sequence ATCATTGTCATTCACTACACCGCCATGGCCTCGGCTGAGGCGGCGTGTAGGGCGTTGTCGAACCCTGATGTCGAGGTGTCGGCGCATTACCTGATTGCTGAGGATGGTTGCGTTTCGACTTTGGTCGATGAGGCGGAGCGGGCGTGGCATGCAGGGGCTGGATGCTGGGGTGACGTGGTTGATGTGAACTCGCGTTCTATCGGTATTGAGCTGTGCAATGACGGGTTTTCGCCGTTCTCGGCTGCGTTGATGGACGCATTGGAGGCGCTTCTGGCGGGGATCATGGCGCGTTGGGCGATCCCTCCCGAGCGGGTGATTGCGCATTCCGACCTCGCGCCGGGGCGCAAGATTGACCCAGGATGGCGGTTTGACTGGCAGCGGTTGGCGCGTCAGGGGCTGGCGGTTTGGGCAGACGGTGCTGAAGGGGATGTCGCGACGTTCCGGCGGGATGCGGCAGCGTTTGGGTACACGGCGGACGTAGATGATGAGACGTTGCTGTCAGCGTTCCGGTTGCGGTTCCGGCCTTGGGGCGAAGGACCGCTTGATGCCGTGGATGCGGGGCTGGCGGCGGATTTGGCCGCGCGATTTCCCGTTGACCGCTTTGGGATGACCTCCTAG